A genomic stretch from Candidatus Auribacterota bacterium includes:
- a CDS encoding ComEA family DNA-binding protein, with the protein MRRITCLLPVVALVLLCASPALCLIDINTASEDELDSLPGIGPAYAKRIIEGRPYRSINDLRRVKGIGEKTLDKFKDMITVGTAKKEAPAKVVKQEPIEVPIYSVESYKLLKCHGCKNTYKASSELKGGWCPYCGARWRVKEAESPPPESSAEAEAVPGAISFEDAGNYVGQTKTVDGTVVDTHVSSRSGNLYLNFHQDYSAYLSVKIPASDLGKFRSDAASYYTGKKIISTGEIRREEDGKYLRMIVTDPANLKVVK; encoded by the coding sequence GTGAGAAGGATAACCTGTCTATTGCCCGTCGTTGCACTCGTTCTTCTTTGTGCGAGCCCCGCGCTCTGCCTTATTGATATCAACACGGCATCGGAGGATGAGCTCGATAGCCTGCCCGGCATAGGCCCGGCGTATGCGAAGAGGATTATAGAGGGCCGACCCTATAGAAGCATCAATGACCTCAGGCGCGTAAAAGGTATAGGAGAAAAGACCTTAGACAAGTTCAAGGATATGATTACAGTCGGTACGGCGAAGAAGGAGGCTCCCGCAAAGGTAGTCAAGCAGGAACCGATCGAGGTTCCTATCTATTCTGTCGAGAGCTACAAGTTGCTTAAGTGTCACGGATGCAAGAACACGTACAAGGCTTCGAGCGAATTAAAGGGCGGATGGTGTCCCTACTGTGGTGCGAGGTGGCGCGTCAAGGAGGCGGAGTCCCCTCCGCCTGAATCTTCCGCCGAGGCTGAAGCAGTGCCGGGTGCGATATCCTTTGAAGATGCCGGCAACTACGTCGGTCAAACCAAAACGGTAGATGGCACAGTTGTGGATACGCACGTTTCTTCGCGCAGCGGGAACCTTTACCTGAATTTTCATCAGGACTATAGCGCCTACCTGTCTGTCAAGATTCCTGCATCCGATCTCGGAAAATTCCGCAGCGATGCCGCCTCTTACTACACGGGCAAGAAAATTATCTCCACGGGAGAGATTAGAAGGGAAGAGGATGGAAAGTATCTCCGAATGATTGTGACAGATCCCGCCAACCTGAAGGTTGTCAAATAG
- a CDS encoding YCF48-related protein codes for MRTPALIIVAATAVMVHQSPCFAERWAWVSSGHLSGVSNIFRLIQGADGALYAGTSPNGEVLKSTDGGAYWYHTADLAGARSVFGLFCAADGAVYAGTASNGAVFKTLDGGGSWIRAAAFADATEVKSFAETSEVVLYAGTGPQGRVYKSIDGGATWMLTAELGGAHYVYSLLAASDGAVYAGTDGRVFKTTDGGESWQNTADVTTAEYVYCLLQAADGSVYAGGAGLVFKTTDGGANWISLGRLSAQSYAVFSLVQDVGGAIYATSGSDGGIYRLGDSGWRKVATLTEARNVYALLRSREGNVYASGQGVILTYAPLLALKVGSSSPSIGEPFAVEVTVERIARSFDAYCVITGLGATYSFAPGTPAHLTRGIRPLARGVPGLENTLSRFKFALPEIPANMAPGGYTVIAGLVPPGRIPAGEKSAFPGYVDDEEIVVRDPVQE; via the coding sequence GTGCGAACACCCGCGCTCATCATCGTAGCCGCGACGGCAGTCATGGTTCATCAATCACCCTGCTTCGCTGAGCGCTGGGCGTGGGTGAGCAGCGGGCATTTGAGCGGGGTCTCAAACATCTTCAGGCTGATCCAGGGGGCCGACGGCGCACTCTACGCGGGGACATCACCCAATGGCGAGGTCTTGAAATCTACTGACGGGGGAGCGTATTGGTACCATACCGCTGATCTGGCCGGGGCAAGGAGCGTGTTCGGTCTTTTCTGTGCCGCTGATGGGGCCGTCTATGCCGGGACTGCCTCCAATGGAGCCGTGTTTAAAACTCTGGATGGCGGCGGGAGCTGGATCAGAGCTGCTGCTTTTGCCGATGCCACTGAGGTAAAATCCTTTGCCGAAACATCGGAAGTGGTTCTATACGCGGGGACCGGCCCTCAGGGGAGGGTATATAAATCAATTGACGGCGGCGCCACATGGATGCTCACGGCTGAGCTAGGCGGCGCACACTATGTCTACTCTCTCCTGGCAGCTTCCGACGGCGCTGTGTACGCAGGGACCGACGGCCGCGTCTTCAAAACGACGGATGGCGGTGAGAGCTGGCAGAATACGGCTGATGTAACCACCGCGGAATATGTGTACTGCCTCCTCCAGGCAGCAGACGGGAGTGTGTACGCCGGGGGCGCGGGGTTGGTATTCAAAACGACTGATGGGGGGGCGAATTGGATTTCGCTGGGAAGATTGAGCGCTCAATCTTATGCCGTTTTCTCCCTCGTCCAGGATGTGGGCGGCGCCATCTACGCGACGAGCGGCAGCGACGGCGGTATCTACAGGCTGGGCGATTCGGGATGGCGCAAGGTGGCAACGCTCACCGAGGCCCGCAATGTGTACGCGCTCCTGCGGTCGAGGGAGGGGAACGTTTACGCGTCGGGTCAGGGCGTCATCCTCACGTATGCGCCGCTCCTTGCCCTGAAGGTCGGCAGCAGCTCTCCCTCGATAGGAGAACCGTTCGCCGTCGAGGTGACGGTGGAGCGGATCGCCCGCAGCTTTGATGCATACTGTGTGATCACAGGCCTCGGTGCAACCTATTCTTTTGCACCCGGCACACCCGCGCATCTCACGCGGGGCATTCGCCCGCTCGCGCGCGGCGTCCCTGGCTTGGAGAATACATTGTCGCGTTTCAAATTCGCACTTCCGGAGATACCCGCGAATATGGCTCCGGGGGGATACACGGTCATTGCCGGGCTTGTCCCTCCGGGCAGGATTCCCGCGGGGGAGAAGAGCGCTTTCCCTGGCTACGTGGATGACGAAGAGATTGTTGTGAGGGACCCGGTGCAGGAGTAG